One stretch of Candidatus Omnitrophota bacterium DNA includes these proteins:
- the rpmG gene encoding 50S ribosomal protein L33, whose product MREIITLECTVCKNRNYTTKKNKKLHQDRLETKKYCRFCHKHTPHKEIK is encoded by the coding sequence ATGCGCGAAATAATTACGTTAGAGTGTACGGTTTGTAAAAATAGAAATTACACTACAAAGAAGAATAAGAAACTGCATCAAGACAGATTAGAAACCAAAAAATATTGCCGTTTCTGTCATAAGCATACCCCACATAAAGAAATCAAGTAG
- a CDS encoding peptidyl-prolyl cis-trans isomerase gives MINKIKFCFFCLLSMLFVFPLKNSLAEDKIIAVVNKESITQKDLKDFVNFIRLQYSEQFSGKELEEKVNELKMDLLNKLIDDRLILQEARKNDGKIEIAPKKTISIIPDAGKIKDKINEIKKKYGSDAAFQQALAKQGLVQADLENKIRDHILMSNILEFKVMSRIVVSPEEVTSYYNAHPNEFNTGEIRDLDVINIENKDQADSLVYNLRRGEKLTSLATRYPLVVNNLKVSKDEELKKEISDIVYKLNVGEVSDPVEIDGQCFVFRLSSISAPEQVSLSQVQDKIQNFLYEKKKEEQLKKWLAEIKNNSYIKIMQ, from the coding sequence ATGATAAACAAAATTAAATTTTGCTTTTTTTGCTTACTAAGCATGCTTTTTGTTTTTCCTTTAAAGAATTCTTTAGCGGAAGATAAAATTATTGCCGTAGTTAATAAAGAAAGCATTACTCAAAAAGACCTGAAGGATTTTGTTAATTTTATCCGGCTTCAGTATTCTGAGCAATTTAGCGGGAAAGAGCTAGAAGAAAAAGTAAATGAATTGAAAATGGATTTGTTGAATAAATTAATTGATGACCGTCTTATCTTACAAGAAGCAAGAAAAAACGATGGGAAGATTGAAATAGCCCCTAAAAAAACTATAAGCATTATTCCTGATGCAGGCAAGATTAAAGATAAAATTAATGAGATCAAGAAGAAATACGGCTCTGATGCGGCATTCCAGCAAGCGCTGGCTAAACAAGGACTTGTTCAGGCAGATTTAGAAAATAAGATTAGGGATCATATCCTTATGAGTAATATTCTGGAGTTTAAGGTTATGAGCAGAATTGTAGTTAGTCCGGAAGAAGTTACTAGTTATTACAATGCACATCCCAATGAGTTTAATACCGGAGAAATCCGTGATTTAGATGTCATTAATATTGAAAATAAGGATCAAGCCGATTCCTTGGTCTATAATCTAAGAAGGGGCGAAAAGCTCACAAGCCTTGCCACGAGGTATCCTCTGGTTGTTAACAACTTGAAAGTCTCCAAAGACGAAGAATTAAAAAAGGAAATCTCCGATATTGTCTATAAATTGAATGTTGGAGAAGTCTCTGATCCTGTTGAAATTGACGGCCAATGTTTTGTTTTTAGGTTAAGCAGCATATCTGCCCCTGAACAGGTTAGCCTGTCGCAAGTTCAAGACAAGATTCAAAACTTTCTTTATGAAAAGAAAAAAGAAGAGCAGCTGAAAAAGTGGCTTGCTGAAATTAAGAATAATTCCTATATAAAAATCATGCAATAA
- the rpoB gene encoding DNA-directed RNA polymerase subunit beta, with protein MIKRKNFAKIKEVYDLPNLLDVQLEAFHEFLQLDVPVHQRKRIGLQEVFEEILPIENADRTVKLEFISYSLGKPKYTISESKNRGLSFASPLKVKFRLTTPSETKEQDAYFGEIPLMTETGTFIINGDERVVVSQLQRSPGVSFEEELHPTGKKIFYGRVIPYRGAWLEFKYDLTGTILAYVDRRRNFPATQILRILGFSTDAEIINAFGKEYPEIANTLKKDTTKNKEEAYLDFYRKMRPTEPVTKEAAEGLFYRLFFDPGRYDLERAGRFILNRKLGMDVSLEKRILDSATVIKVIEYLIRLKDNVGKIDDIDHLGNRRVKTVGELVQNQVRIGLSRVERSIRERLGILGEVENLNVHYLVNSKLLSNQIRDFFARSQLSQFMDQVNPLAEMTHKRRLSALGPGGLSRERAGFEVRDIHPSHYGRVCPIETPEGPNIGLIASLSTYARVNTLGLLETPYRKAEDGKVTKKIDYLTADIEEDKIIAQANVPLDPDGTFSESSVSCRFKDDFPKVPGKQVQYMDVSPKQLVSVAASLIPFLEHDDANRALMGSNMQRQAVPLMIPQPPIVGTAMEEKVARDSGTVVVAEDSGKVTSVDSTTIVIGKKIYHLKKFLRTNADTCLNQRPLVKVGDHVEKGDIIADGIATNNGELALGTNVLCAFMPWRGYNFEDAIIINEKLVREDAFTSIHIEEFEIEATETRLGNEEITRDIPNVNEDALRNLDENGIIRIGAEVGPGDILVGKITPKTDSEPSPEERLLRAIFGEKAGDVRDTSLIVPPGVEGVVIDVHIFSRKDRGRKSKEEKTKELAKIKELKAYYKQEIEFVQTEKISRLSKILGVDAKKLEKMDLGENEEAKILSASFDEQIQELLAEEEQEIEKVRRGDELPAGVLKRVVAYIATKRKLAEGDKLAGRHGNKGVVARILPEEDMPYMPDGRPIDVILNPLGVPSRMNVGQILECHLGWAAKMLGLHVSCPVFDGARESEIKEMLKKAGLPEDGKINLYDGYTGRQFDQKITVGYVYIMKLIHLVDEKIHARSIGPYSLVTQQPLGGKAQFGGQRLGEMEVWALEAYGAAFTLQEMLTVKSDDVAGRTRIYEAIVKGEQRLSHGIPESFNVLIKELQGLGLDIRTEKAK; from the coding sequence ATGATTAAACGCAAGAATTTTGCAAAAATTAAAGAGGTCTATGATTTGCCTAATCTGCTTGATGTGCAGCTTGAGGCATTTCATGAATTTCTGCAACTTGATGTTCCTGTGCACCAAAGAAAACGTATTGGCTTACAGGAAGTTTTTGAAGAAATTCTGCCTATTGAGAATGCTGACCGTACTGTAAAGCTTGAGTTTATTTCTTATTCGTTAGGAAAGCCGAAATATACAATTTCTGAATCTAAAAATAGAGGGCTTTCTTTTGCCTCTCCGCTTAAGGTAAAGTTCAGGCTAACTACTCCTTCTGAGACTAAAGAGCAGGATGCTTATTTTGGCGAAATACCATTAATGACGGAAACCGGAACTTTCATTATCAATGGTGATGAGCGAGTAGTAGTAAGCCAGTTACAACGCTCTCCGGGCGTTTCTTTTGAAGAAGAATTGCACCCTACTGGCAAAAAGATTTTCTACGGCAGGGTTATCCCTTATCGTGGAGCTTGGCTTGAATTTAAATATGACTTAACCGGGACTATACTTGCTTATGTTGACAGGCGCAGAAATTTTCCTGCGACTCAAATTTTAAGAATCCTTGGATTTTCCACGGATGCTGAAATAATTAATGCTTTTGGCAAGGAATATCCGGAGATTGCGAACACCTTAAAGAAAGATACCACCAAGAATAAAGAAGAAGCGTATTTGGATTTTTATAGAAAAATGAGGCCAACAGAGCCGGTAACAAAAGAAGCTGCAGAAGGCCTGTTTTATAGATTATTCTTTGATCCGGGCAGATACGATTTGGAGCGTGCAGGAAGATTTATCCTTAACAGAAAACTAGGGATGGATGTTTCCTTAGAAAAACGTATCCTTGATTCTGCGACGGTAATCAAAGTTATTGAGTATCTTATCAGGCTAAAAGATAATGTTGGAAAAATTGACGATATTGACCATTTAGGAAACCGCCGTGTTAAGACAGTTGGAGAGTTGGTTCAAAATCAGGTTAGAATTGGTTTGTCGCGCGTTGAACGTTCTATCAGAGAAAGATTAGGAATACTTGGTGAAGTTGAGAATCTTAATGTGCACTATCTTGTAAATTCCAAACTTTTGTCTAATCAGATTAGAGATTTCTTTGCACGAAGCCAGTTATCTCAGTTTATGGATCAGGTAAACCCATTGGCTGAAATGACCCACAAGAGAAGGTTGAGTGCTTTAGGCCCCGGTGGTTTATCCCGCGAAAGAGCTGGTTTTGAAGTAAGAGATATCCATCCTTCGCATTATGGCAGGGTTTGCCCCATTGAAACTCCTGAAGGCCCGAATATCGGTTTAATTGCTTCTTTAAGCACCTATGCAAGAGTAAATACCCTTGGTTTATTAGAAACTCCTTATAGAAAAGCTGAAGATGGAAAGGTTACTAAAAAAATTGATTATTTAACTGCAGACATAGAAGAAGATAAGATAATTGCTCAGGCCAATGTTCCTTTAGACCCTGATGGAACTTTTTCTGAGTCAAGTGTTAGCTGCCGTTTTAAAGATGATTTTCCTAAAGTACCTGGAAAACAAGTCCAGTATATGGATGTTTCTCCTAAGCAGTTAGTTTCAGTCGCTGCTTCCTTAATACCATTCTTAGAGCATGATGACGCAAACCGTGCTTTGATGGGTTCAAATATGCAACGCCAGGCAGTTCCTTTAATGATTCCGCAACCACCTATTGTCGGCACTGCTATGGAAGAAAAAGTTGCCCGTGATTCCGGCACAGTTGTAGTCGCAGAAGATTCAGGAAAGGTTACCAGTGTTGATTCTACGACTATTGTTATCGGGAAAAAGATTTACCATCTTAAGAAATTTTTACGTACCAATGCTGATACCTGTTTAAATCAACGGCCTTTAGTAAAAGTAGGCGATCATGTTGAAAAAGGCGATATCATTGCTGATGGTATTGCTACAAATAACGGCGAACTTGCGCTGGGAACTAATGTACTTTGTGCCTTTATGCCATGGCGCGGTTACAATTTTGAAGACGCTATAATTATCAATGAAAAGTTAGTTAGAGAAGATGCTTTTACTTCTATACATATTGAAGAATTTGAAATTGAAGCAACAGAAACTCGTTTAGGAAATGAAGAAATTACTCGTGACATCCCTAATGTTAATGAAGATGCATTAAGGAATCTTGATGAAAACGGGATTATCCGCATCGGAGCTGAAGTAGGCCCGGGGGATATTCTTGTAGGAAAAATTACACCAAAGACAGATTCTGAACCTTCTCCGGAAGAAAGGCTTTTACGCGCAATCTTCGGGGAAAAAGCAGGAGATGTACGCGATACTTCTTTGATTGTTCCTCCCGGAGTTGAAGGTGTTGTCATTGATGTGCATATCTTTTCCCGTAAGGATCGCGGCAGAAAATCAAAAGAAGAGAAAACTAAAGAATTAGCAAAGATTAAAGAATTAAAAGCTTATTATAAGCAAGAAATAGAATTTGTTCAGACTGAAAAGATTTCCCGCTTAAGCAAGATTCTCGGCGTTGACGCTAAAAAGCTTGAAAAGATGGATCTGGGAGAAAATGAGGAAGCAAAGATTCTATCTGCTTCTTTTGATGAGCAGATTCAGGAGCTTTTGGCTGAAGAAGAACAGGAAATTGAGAAAGTAAGGCGTGGAGATGAATTACCCGCAGGCGTATTAAAAAGAGTAGTTGCGTATATTGCAACAAAGCGTAAGCTTGCTGAAGGGGATAAATTAGCAGGCCGTCACGGTAATAAAGGTGTTGTGGCGCGCATTTTACCCGAAGAAGATATGCCTTATATGCCAGATGGCCGTCCTATTGATGTAATCTTGAATCCCTTAGGCGTTCCTTCACGTATGAATGTAGGGCAGATTCTTGAATGCCACCTTGGTTGGGCTGCAAAAATGTTGGGTTTACATGTAAGTTGTCCTGTCTTTGACGGAGCAAGAGAAAGCGAAATAAAAGAAATGCTAAAGAAAGCAGGGCTTCCCGAAGATGGAAAAATCAATCTTTATGACGGATATACCGGAAGACAGTTTGATCAAAAAATTACTGTTGGATATGTGTATATTATGAAACTTATACATTTAGTTGATGAAAAGATTCATGCTCGTTCAATTGGACCATATTCCTTAGTAACTCAGCAACCATTAGGCGGTAAAGCACAATTCGGTGGCCAGAGATTAGGGGAAATGGAAGTTTGGGCGCTTGAGGCATACGGAGCTGCTTTTACATTACAGGAAATGCTTACTGTAAAAAGCGACGACGTTGCCGGAAGGACCCGCATATATGAAGCAATCGTTAAAGGTGAACAACGCTTATCCCACGGTATTCCTGAGTCATTTAACGTGTTAATTAAAGAACTTCAGGGCTTAGGCCTGGATATCAGAACAGAAAAGGCAAAATAA
- the rplJ gene encoding 50S ribosomal protein L10, with translation MKKVGLIVKEVSEKKIKSTIKESSAVYVIKYSGLKSPDLSSLRMVLKAANANLFVPKNSVARRALKEAGLDTLIKNVEGPCGFVFIKEEPVAASKALCNFSKEHEHLILEGGALKDKILEKKDIEHLASLPSKEVLRAQVVMALNSPISGIVITLNQVLAKFVICLDQIKQKKTS, from the coding sequence ATGAAAAAGGTCGGCTTAATAGTCAAAGAAGTTTCGGAAAAGAAGATTAAAAGCACAATAAAAGAATCAAGCGCAGTCTATGTTATAAAATATTCCGGCCTTAAAAGTCCGGATTTAAGCTCTTTAAGGATGGTTCTTAAAGCTGCCAACGCCAATCTTTTTGTCCCTAAGAATTCAGTTGCACGTCGTGCGCTTAAAGAAGCTGGGCTTGATACATTAATTAAGAACGTAGAAGGGCCTTGCGGCTTTGTGTTTATTAAGGAAGAGCCGGTAGCAGCTTCTAAAGCATTGTGTAATTTCTCAAAAGAACATGAACATTTAATATTAGAAGGTGGGGCTTTAAAAGATAAAATCCTTGAGAAAAAGGATATTGAACATTTAGCTTCACTTCCTTCAAAAGAAGTTTTAAGAGCACAGGTTGTTATGGCATTAAATTCGCCAATATCAGGAATAGTAATCACTTTAAATCAGGTATTGGCGAAATTTGTTATTTGCTTAGATCAAATCAAACAAAAAAAGACTAGTTAA
- the nusG gene encoding transcription termination/antitermination protein NusG, translating into MKNWYVVHTQTGLEDRVKATLEKRIASEGLQEDICSIVIPTEQISEIRSGKKKISQRKFFPGYLLVEMELSEKTFLFVKTTPGITGFIGLGKKPMPLPQGEIDNILKKTKDTQTKPSPKVIFEKGEQVRVTEGPFVNFNGTIDEIHPEKGKIKVSVSIFGRATPVELEYWQVEKI; encoded by the coding sequence ATGAAAAACTGGTACGTCGTTCACACACAAACAGGATTAGAAGACAGGGTTAAGGCTACCTTGGAAAAAAGAATTGCTTCAGAGGGCTTGCAGGAAGATATTTGTAGTATAGTTATTCCAACCGAGCAGATTTCTGAGATTCGTTCTGGCAAAAAGAAGATATCTCAAAGAAAATTCTTTCCAGGTTATCTTTTAGTTGAAATGGAATTAAGCGAAAAAACCTTCCTTTTTGTTAAAACTACCCCAGGCATCACAGGATTTATCGGATTAGGGAAAAAACCAATGCCTTTGCCTCAAGGAGAAATAGACAATATCTTAAAGAAAACAAAGGACACTCAAACCAAACCAAGCCCTAAGGTAATCTTTGAAAAAGGCGAGCAGGTTAGGGTAACAGAGGGTCCATTTGTAAATTTCAACGGTACAATTGACGAAATTCATCCTGAAAAAGGTAAAATCAAGGTCAGTGTTTCAATTTTTGGCAGAGCAACACCAGTTGAATTAGAATACTGGCAAGTAGAAAAAATATAA
- the rplA gene encoding 50S ribosomal protein L1 produces MKIRSKRYKESEKSVTDKEKTFPLKEAIALLKKLPAPKFDASVDLHFNLSVDTKKSEQMVRGTVILPHGTGKKVRVAVFCKGEHEKQAKEANADLVGGLELIEKVAGGFMDFDCAIATPEMMKDLSKLGKVLGPRGLMPSPKTGTVTNDITKAIEDVKKGKVEFRVDKQGGVHLAVGKISFGEDKLYDNASKVIEALTESKPSTVKGKFVKSLSISTSMNPGVRLVI; encoded by the coding sequence ATGAAAATTAGAAGCAAGCGATACAAAGAATCAGAAAAGAGCGTTACCGATAAAGAAAAAACATTTCCTTTAAAAGAAGCGATAGCTTTGCTTAAAAAACTTCCTGCGCCGAAATTTGACGCTTCTGTGGATTTGCATTTTAATTTAAGTGTTGATACTAAAAAATCAGAACAAATGGTAAGAGGCACTGTTATTCTGCCCCATGGAACCGGTAAAAAAGTTAGAGTTGCTGTTTTCTGTAAAGGCGAGCATGAAAAACAGGCAAAAGAAGCAAATGCGGATTTAGTCGGCGGACTTGAATTAATTGAAAAAGTTGCGGGTGGTTTTATGGATTTTGATTGCGCAATTGCAACTCCGGAAATGATGAAAGATTTAAGTAAACTTGGTAAAGTACTTGGCCCCCGCGGACTTATGCCTAGCCCAAAAACAGGAACAGTAACAAATGATATTACAAAAGCTATTGAAGATGTTAAAAAAGGTAAAGTTGAATTTCGTGTAGACAAGCAAGGTGGAGTACATTTAGCAGTAGGTAAAATTTCTTTTGGCGAGGATAAATTATACGATAACGCTTCTAAAGTAATTGAAGCGCTCACCGAATCAAAGCCTTCTACAGTTAAAGGAAAATTCGTAAAATCACTTTCAATTTCCACATCAATGAACCCGGGAGTAAGGTTAGTAATATGA
- the rplK gene encoding 50S ribosomal protein L11: MAKKVIKAQIKLHVPAGAANPAPPVGPALGQHGVNIMGFCKQFNDQTKGRDGLILPVVISVFEDRSFTFIIKSPPTSILLKRAANLAKASGLSGWETIGKVTKKQIEEIAKLKNADLNTSDLVQAMKSIEGTARSMGITVEG; the protein is encoded by the coding sequence ATGGCTAAAAAAGTTATTAAAGCACAAATCAAGTTACACGTTCCTGCTGGCGCTGCAAATCCAGCGCCTCCGGTTGGACCTGCATTAGGCCAGCACGGTGTTAACATTATGGGTTTTTGCAAACAGTTTAATGACCAGACTAAAGGAAGAGATGGTTTGATCCTTCCTGTAGTCATCAGTGTATTTGAAGACAGGTCTTTTACCTTTATTATTAAGAGCCCACCAACATCAATATTGCTTAAGCGTGCTGCTAATTTAGCAAAGGCCTCGGGCTTAAGTGGTTGGGAAACAATCGGAAAAGTAACAAAAAAACAAATAGAGGAAATCGCTAAATTGAAAAATGCTGATTTAAATACCTCTGACCTTGTTCAGGCAATGAAAAGCATTGAAGGCACTGCCCGAAGCATGGGGATAACAGTAGAAGGCTAA
- the pdxA gene encoding 4-hydroxythreonine-4-phosphate dehydrogenase PdxA — protein sequence MKKIKVCITMGDPSGIGPVILVKALRKLNRCADFTIIGSEFVLNKVGWHKHKFSNVKLIDLDNVPRKGFSFGKIKKEYGRASIEYLNKALDLLKTNQVDCLVTCPVSKEAINRAGIKFSGHTEYIAESFKVNKFEMMLINNCLKTLLVTRHIPLNNVSLRIDKQGIKKAVLLANCALKRMFAIKEPRIVISGLNPHASDNGVIGNEENKVIKPAVRDLRLKSKVDISGPLSADVAIYKAYNKEFDCVVAMFHDQALIPLKLTGKNEGVNITIGLPFVRTSPLHGTAFDIAKSPNRADSGSLIEAIKLAIQCTLNQKNG from the coding sequence ATGAAAAAAATCAAAGTTTGCATAACAATGGGGGATCCTTCAGGGATTGGCCCGGTGATTCTCGTTAAAGCCCTTAGGAAGTTAAATAGATGTGCAGATTTTACAATAATTGGCTCTGAGTTTGTGCTTAACAAAGTTGGCTGGCACAAGCATAAGTTTAGCAATGTAAAGCTCATTGATTTAGATAATGTTCCCCGGAAGGGCTTTTCTTTTGGAAAGATAAAGAAAGAATACGGCAGGGCTTCAATAGAATATCTAAATAAAGCATTGGACTTGCTTAAAACAAATCAAGTAGATTGTTTAGTTACCTGTCCAGTTTCAAAAGAAGCCATTAATAGGGCAGGTATAAAATTTAGCGGGCATACTGAATATATTGCAGAAAGTTTTAAAGTAAACAAGTTTGAGATGATGTTAATTAATAATTGTTTAAAAACTCTGCTTGTTACCCGCCATATTCCTCTAAACAATGTCTCTTTGCGAATCGATAAACAAGGGATTAAGAAAGCTGTGCTTTTGGCAAATTGCGCTTTAAAAAGAATGTTTGCAATAAAAGAACCAAGAATTGTAATTTCCGGTTTAAACCCGCATGCTTCTGATAATGGCGTAATTGGAAATGAAGAAAACAAGGTAATTAAGCCTGCGGTTAGAGATTTAAGGCTAAAGTCTAAAGTTGACATCAGCGGCCCTTTATCCGCAGATGTGGCAATTTATAAGGCCTACAACAAGGAATTTGATTGTGTAGTGGCTATGTTCCATGATCAGGCCTTGATACCTCTTAAGTTGACAGGAAAGAACGAAGGGGTAAATATTACCATAGGGCTTCCTTTTGTAAGGACTTCTCCTTTGCATGGCACTGCTTTTGACATCGCAAAATCTCCCAATAGAGCAGACTCAGGTTCTTTAATAGAAGCAATTAAACTTGCCATACAATGCACATTAAACCAAAAAAACGGTTAG
- the secE gene encoding preprotein translocase subunit SecE: MNLVQKPINFVKEVKVELSKVAWSSRHELMDSTLVVIAITTILGVFIGLVDVILSKFLSFLFR; this comes from the coding sequence ATGAACTTAGTGCAGAAACCGATAAATTTTGTAAAAGAAGTAAAAGTAGAATTAAGTAAGGTTGCTTGGTCTAGCCGGCATGAACTGATGGATTCAACGCTTGTGGTTATAGCCATAACAACCATACTCGGGGTCTTTATAGGACTGGTAGATGTGATTCTTTCTAAATTTTTAAGCTTTTTGTTCAGATGA
- the rsmA gene encoding 16S rRNA (adenine(1518)-N(6)/adenine(1519)-N(6))-dimethyltransferase RsmA: MHIKPKKRLGQNFLIDKNIRNKIIYALGLKPSDIVLEIGPGKGELTRIIAGFVNHVYAVEIDTVLSNLLNENLSDLKSISIINKDILKLNIEEIFAKHKQKIKVFGNIPYYISSPIIEKLIDSRDFISEAFLTVQKEFAERIIASPGTKDYGSFSCFVQYFTEPKIMFKISRNCFFPVPKVDSSLVLLKTRQVPPVHLNEEGRFFKIIRAAFNKRRKTLRNSLENVVSKELLLHFFKEFNIDENTRPESLSLNDFANLSNLKNN, encoded by the coding sequence ATGCACATTAAACCAAAAAAACGGTTAGGCCAAAATTTCCTTATTGACAAGAATATCAGGAATAAAATTATTTATGCCCTTGGGTTAAAGCCTTCTGACATTGTCCTTGAGATAGGGCCCGGCAAAGGAGAGCTAACCCGCATTATCGCAGGCTTTGTAAATCACGTGTATGCAGTAGAGATTGATACCGTATTAAGCAATTTACTAAATGAAAATCTCAGTGATTTAAAAAGTATTTCAATAATAAACAAGGATATCCTAAAACTGAACATTGAAGAGATATTCGCAAAGCATAAACAAAAGATAAAGGTATTTGGAAATATCCCTTATTATATATCAAGCCCAATTATTGAGAAATTAATTGACTCAAGGGATTTTATTAGTGAAGCTTTCTTAACAGTACAGAAAGAATTTGCTGAGAGAATAATTGCAAGCCCGGGCACAAAAGACTACGGATCATTTAGTTGCTTTGTACAGTATTTTACAGAGCCAAAAATAATGTTTAAAATCAGCAGGAATTGTTTTTTCCCAGTGCCAAAGGTTGACTCCAGCTTAGTGCTTTTAAAAACAAGGCAAGTGCCTCCGGTTCACTTGAACGAAGAGGGTAGGTTTTTTAAGATAATCAGAGCAGCTTTTAATAAAAGAAGAAAAACCCTAAGGAACAGCCTTGAAAATGTTGTTTCTAAAGAACTACTTTTACACTTTTTTAAAGAATTTAATATTGATGAGAATACCCGCCCTGAATCATTGAGCCTTAATGATTTCGCAAATCTCTCAAATCTGAAAAATAATTAA
- the rplL gene encoding 50S ribosomal protein L7/L12, with protein MATEKLDEMIKSIESMTVLELSDLVKALEEKFGVKANMPMMAAPAAGASAGGAAAAAEEKSTFTVVLTSAGANKIAVIKEVRTMTSLGLKEAKDLVDAAPKPIKDGATKEEAEDMKKKLEAAGATVELK; from the coding sequence ATGGCAACTGAAAAATTGGATGAAATGATTAAATCTATAGAGAGCATGACAGTATTAGAGCTTTCTGATTTAGTTAAAGCATTAGAGGAGAAATTTGGCGTAAAGGCTAATATGCCGATGATGGCCGCTCCTGCCGCAGGTGCTTCTGCCGGTGGTGCTGCAGCAGCTGCTGAAGAAAAAAGCACGTTTACCGTAGTTTTAACAAGTGCTGGTGCTAACAAAATCGCGGTAATCAAAGAAGTAAGAACCATGACAAGCCTTGGTTTAAAAGAAGCCAAAGACTTAGTTGATGCTGCTCCAAAGCCGATCAAAGATGGCGCAACAAAAGAAGAGGCTGAGGATATGAAAAAGAAATTAGAAGCAGCTGGCGCAACAGTAGAATTAAAATAA